The genome window ggcaggcgtactctcaaccactgctccaccagggaagcccccattgatTGATTTTGATATTTGCTTTACTGCAGTGGTTCACGACCAaatctgcaatatctctgaggtatgcatGTACTTCCTTTTCAGTATTCTTTCTGTAtggaatactttttcttttctctttctttctttttgtttttggctgcactgtgcggcatgcgggatcttagttccccgaccgaggatcgaacccgtgccccctgcagtggaagcgtggagtcttaaccactggaccaccagggaagtccctggaacactttttcttaaacatcaagtgtgtattatttttttctaaaaatcagGAATTTTCCAAGGAATAATATGCCCAGGGAAGCATAGGGCAGTGGGGAGAAGCCTGAGTCCAAGACTGAAAGGAAAAACGTCCCCGAGCCCTTCTTTTGGTCCTTTTCATGGCACAAACATTCTTTCCACATCCAGAATCTCCACAGGACAGCAGCCAAGACAAGGGCAGAAGCAACCCCTGCAAAAGGCATGAGGAGGAGAGCGTGGACATGCGGGGTGTGCCATCCCTTGGAAATTCAGCAGCAGCTTCGGGGATTCACTGGATGTCCACGTGGAATTCCACTTCTCGGTATTCTTCAGAAGAGCCACAAATACACGTCCACAAAAGACCACGCATTAGAGTGTGTACATAGCAGATTTAGTCACAATGGCCAAAACTGGGAACAATTTGAATTCGtttctgccataacaaaataccacagattgaatggcttataaacaacagcattttattttctcacagttctggaggctggggatcTGAGATCAAAATGTCGTTctgtggcctctctccctggcttgtggATGGCTGTTTTCTCCCTGTGCCTTCACAtcctccttataaggacaccagtcatattggtttGGGCccgccctaatgacctcattttacttatcttttttttttttttttttgcgggcctgtCGCTGCCGTGGCtcctcccatcgcggagcacaggctccggacgcacaggctcaggggccatggcccacgggcccagacactctgcggcatgtgggatcttcccggaccgggacacgaacccgcgtcccctgcatcggcaggtggactctcaaccactgcgccaccagggaagccctacttatctattttttaaaatatagttaagtatagttgatttacagtattgtgttaatttcaggtgtacagcaaagagagagggagagagggagggagagagggagaggggcagaggagggggactccctccccctcccatcctctccccactgctttctcttctttctgcttcAACAACCACCAGGCGCCTTTTAGATCAGCCCTGAAGTCAACGTTGATGCTTGGACGGCCTGACCTCCCCACTGACCTCCAGCCCGGGACCACCGCTGGGAGTTGAGGTCTGCGGGGCCCTGggcggcgggctgcacaggcaccTCCTCTGATGCCCAATCTCTCCTTGCTTACGAGGCAGCTGCCAGCTACCCTCCCTGACTCCCCAAGAATTTGAGCCTTTTTAATATGTGTCGATAATGCCTCGAGCTACTATGTAACTTTTCCACGAGGACCCACCTCCCGAAATGCAGTGGTTTTCAGCCTTGGCTGCACTAGAGAACCCCCGGGGAAGGGAGAGacgtctctccctctctccctctccctctccctctggggTGATGCCCGATGAGCTCAGATGCACAGGTGgcctccccatcccctctctgtgccttgcgTGGCGGCTGGGCCTTCTTGCTGTGGCCCGGGCACAGCCTTGACATTCAGACATCAGGTCCTGCATGGACACTTGCGTTTGGTCCATACCGCGTGTGGCTGCAGTCTGTGCTTCTCCCGTTTCGCATCTTCAGTAGATGGGGGCTGTGCGTGAGCCCTTCATCCTCCCCGCAGACACCACTGGTGCTCGCTCGGCCTTGCGGGGGATGCGGGGGGCACCGGGGACAGTCCTGTGTCCCCGCCTTCTTGGGCTGCACACAGGCTACGTTGGTCCTGTGGTGACTGGGGGCTCCCAGGAGAACCCCACCACAGAACCGAAGAGGTGGCCCCGGAGAAGGGGACGTACGCCTGGGGCCGGGCCTCACCAGCGAGCCACGGGCCACCTGCAGCAACAGGTGTCTCACCGTCCAGGCGCTGGGTGTTCGGGCGCCGTGGGGATGAGCTGCTGTCTGCATGGCAGCCGAGTTTGTATTGTTGAGCCCGGGGAGGCCCCTTGGTGACTCCTGGAGAGCCTGGCCGCATTTCTTCCTGCCCTTGGCCTTAGAACCCATCACGGTTCATGCCCTTTCTTGTTCCAAAAGGACCTGTGTTTATAAAGACCACGTGTTAGGACAGCACCAAAGTGTCTAGAAATCCgggccaggaggaggagggagggggattgGCTGTGCCCGCCAGCGGCCTGAGAGCCCTGCCCACCCGCAGAGACCTGGCCCGACTCCAGGAGAACTGCGCGATCCTCGGGGAGCTGGTGAGGCTGCAGGCCCTGAAGTCCCACCTGCTGGGGTTCCACACGCATGCCGACTCCGTGCTGGAGGTGAACATGGCCAAGACCAGCCAGGTGGTGGCCACTGTCCTAGGTAACCCCGCCTCTCCCTGAGTCCCAGTTGGGACGGGGTCAGGCGGACCTTGACCGGACGTGGTGCTGCCTGAGACCCACAGTGTCAGCCCTTGGGGGTCGCCTTCCTGGACCCTTCATTCTGCCTCGAGGGGCGCGGGGTCGGGGGCGGCTGGGGGGCCGCCCCAGGGATGTAGCCGAGCCTCTCCCCTCCGCCCGCAGATGAGCTGGCCCAGGAGCTGAAGCCCCTCGGGGAGCCAGGAGCGGCCGTGATCCTGGAGCTAAAGAAGGCCGAGTGCCAGAGGCGGGGCCTGCACTTTGACGGGCGCATCAACGCCTGGGACCTGCGCTGCTACATGAACCAGGGGGAGGAGACGCGCTACCGCGTGGACCAAACCTGCTCAAGGAGTACTTCCCCATGCAGGCGCTCACACGCGGGCTGCTGGGCATCTCCCAGGAGCTGCTGGGGCTGACCTTCGACCTGGAGGAGGGCGCCAACGTGTGGCACGAAGGCGTGAGGCTCTACATGGTCCGGGATGCGGCCTCGGGCAAGGTCCTCCATCGACAAGTTCTACCTGGACCTCTACGTCGGTGCGTGCGTGGGGGAACCTGCCGGCCATGGGCTGGGGCTCCTCTGCAGAAGCTGGGCCTCACCCCGCGTCCCTCCCCAGGGAAGGGAAGTCCAAGTttgtattgtttgtattttttttttaatatttatttatttggctgcatcgggtcttagttgcggcgcacagtcttctctctagttgtggcacacgggctccagagcgcccGGACTTGGTTGCCcctcggcacgtgggatctcagttcccagatcagggatcaaacccgcgtctcCACTACTCGGTCTCCAGTTTTGagctctgtttctcctttcttgaTTGAGCCGGCCTCCGAAAGATTGGAAATAGATTCACTGGTGGTTTTTGTAAGGTTGCTGGTCTGAGGCGTAGCTGAAGGTTCCTTTGCGGTTGGCTGGGGCGATTTATGGGGAATATTTGAGGGGGTGGCTGGGGAAGAGGACACCATGCTGGCTGTCAAAGTGGACAGAGGCGAAGTCGCTCTGGAAGCATGAGTTGTCTGCAGGCCGTCCGCTTCGTCTTCTGCCTGTACCTTCCTCGTCAACTTTGAAGGTCCCGTGAATATGCCCCTTAAAGGCTCACACTGGAAATACCGAATTCCTGCCACTGAACCATCGCTCTTGCCTGTGGGTTCATCTAAAACGATCCCGGCCCATTGGCCTGGTGCGAACTGGGTTTCTCCCAGGAACTCGATAAATCCAGGCTTATTCCCATTCACCCAAACTCGCTCCCCAACTTGAAAATCATCCACAAACTCCTCTTGTGTCTCAGCAGACAGCCTGCTTCAGCCTGCAGCCGGGCTGCCTGCAGCAGGATGGGAGCCGCCAGATCGCCATCGCGGCCACGGTGGCCAACTTCACCAGGCCCACGCCCGACCCGCCCTCCCTACTGCAGCACGATGAGCTGGAGACCTACTTCCACGAGTTCCGGCAGGCGATGCACCTGCTCTGCTCCCAGGTCGGTGTGGGCGCAGAGCTgcaggcagggggcggggagggcccgGGCGCCCGTGGTCCTCAGGCAGGCCCTCGCCACGGGATTCTTCCGCTGATGTCACCCCGCACGTGGGTCAGCTTCCATCATCAAACCCCACGTACTCGGTGCGTAAACAATGGAAATGGATGTCCTCGAGGTTCTGGAGGCAGGAAGACCCAGATCAAGGTGTCAGGGCTAGTTCCCTACATGTTAAATACATGTACTCAAGAGTTgcctttaaaaaagacaaaagaaaggaacTGTTGCCTGCAAGTCTGGTGACAGCCGGTGATGAGAACCAGAGGGAAGGCTCTGGGGCCGGGAACGCCGCGCCCAGTgaggccctggggctgctgccaGTCTCGGTGGAGGCTCAGCAAGTCCCAGTGACTTCCCCACGTGGGACCCCCAGCTGAGCGGCCGGGCCCAGGACCCACTGCTCGCTCAGTCTTCCTGCGGTCAGCCCTCCGTCCCGAGAGCGATGCTGTCACAGGCTGCACCGGAGCATGTGGGGACAGTTTACTGAGCTGTGCAGCCGTCACTACTGCCATGTTTTGgaccatttccatcaccccaaataTGTTCCCTCACGCCCTTAGCTATCACTCCGTCCCCTcgccagcccctgacaaccaggaacccactctctgactctgtggatctgcctgttctggacgtttctccTCAGTGGGGTCacaccctgtgtgtccttctgtgtctggcttctctcgctgagcatcgtgttctcaaggtccatccacgtggcAGCGAGTGTCAGGGCTTCACCCCTCTGCGTGGCTGAGGGACGTCCCCGTGTGTGGAGGGACATCTTATTACTAGTATGTTTATGAGCAGAAGGTTTTGACTTTGAAGTTCAGTCTATTAAACTGTTTTCTTGCACCTTTTGTATCCTATGGAAGAAATCCTTCTCTAACCCGAGGTACTAAGAGTTTCTTCTAAATTTTCTGCCTAGAAGTTTTGTAGTcaagcttttcattttgttgttgtccACTGTGGTGGAGTGTTTTCTGTGGTGTGAGGCTGGGGGTCACCCTCTGTCACCACGTTGTCGCCACCGATCCCCACGCGGTCACATGTGATATGCGTTTCTGTTTAGAGACACCTGGTCTGATAGCAGTTGTTGATTCACTCACGGCGGGGCTGTAACCCTCGCCTAAAGGAAGTTCATCTAACACACGCACTGTCCCCGTGAGCACGTCACCGCCCTCCTGCACTTGGGACACCGGCCAACACTTCAGCTCTATGCTCGGAGCCGTGTTGAGCAGAGAAATCACCCCGAAAACACAAAAATGCACACATCGGGGCATTCAGCAGACCGAGAGAAGGACGCTTGTTTGCAGTTGGGGCTGGAACCAGAAGTTGGGGGTCGAGTGACCCAGGAGTGAGGAGGCAGCCTCTGCCCTGCTCCCTGGGGCCTGGGAAGGACATGCCGGGGTCACTGGGCTCGTGTGGACCCACACCTGCCGGGCCTGGGTTCCAGCCGCACTGCATCAGGTGCCGTGTCTTCAGGAAGAATTTCAGACGCAAGAGGAACAACGAGCACCTGCCAACAGCCGCCATCCGGATCCTCTGTGTCTGCGCCTTTGCCTCCTGGGCGCGGGGCTTTGGCTGGAGACTGTTGGCTccgtgggtggggagggggcacggTGACCCGCAGGACGGCTGGCTCTCTGCCTCACTGTGTCCCGGGCAGATCTGTGGTCCAGGGTAGGGCCCTCCTGCAGCTCCACAGGCCGCTTTGCAGGCCGAGTTCGCCACAGGGAGCGGGACTTCGTGGAGGCACCTTCGCAGACGCTGGAGAACGGGGTGTGGGAGGTGGAGCCGCTGCTCAGGATGTCCCAGCACCACCGCACGGGCAGCGCCGTCCCCCAGGAGCTTCTGGACAAGCTCACCAAGTCCAGCAGGCCAACCCAGGTGCGGCCAGGccgagggaagggaagggggctcCCGGACCGCCCGGCTGGAAAGCGTGGCTTGGATGCAGAGCCAGCCCCTGGCCCCGTCTCCTTCCTCCTGCATGGAGGTGCATGGCGTCTCCTTCCTCCTGCATGGCGATGGGAGGCTGACGAGTGTGGCGTCTGCCttcaccccctccctcctctctgggctGAGCCCTGCGGCCCCGTGGGGTCCCAGTGGGCCCAGTCCCCCAGGGCCCGTCCCTTCAGGTCCTCCCAGCTGCCTGAtacccctctgcccccagcgtggaccccagagccCTCAGCTCTTCCCACCCCTGGTCCAGCCGGACAGGGTCCCTGCGGCGCCCTGGACAGGCGGGTGATGGGCAGCCCGGCCCCTCCCGGGTGGCAGCCCCATAGGGTGAGGAGGGGGGCGGGCATGGTGAGCCACCCACGGTCGAGCGCGTCACCTCGGTGGGGGACGTGTGGCGCCGTGGCTGCACGCGTCTTGATGGCCGGGAtcagacccagctctgccaccaaccGGCTGGGTCCCCGGAGGCCGGTCACTGGACCCCGTTGTCCCTGTTCACCCTCTGCAACGTGCGTGACCCGAGGACCCCCTCACAGGTGGTCGTGAGCGCTGACCGAGTCGGTTTGTGTGGAGGACAGAGAACAGTAAGGCCAGCAGATGAGGAAAGAGCTTGTCACTCGCGGTCCTGGGCAGGGGCCCGCCTCGTCCCCTAGGGCCTCCCGGGAGCACGAGGGTTCAGCAgcaaggaggggaggggtggctggggaCTGGAGCCTGAGGTGTGGGTCCCCGGTAAGAGCAGCTCAGGATCGGCTAGAATGACCCGGGGCTCCGGGCCTACCGGGCATGATGAGTGCAGGGGGACGGTGGCCCCGAGTGTGGGAGCCCCGTACAGAAGGGGCTGGGGTGCAACCCTGCGCTGGCTGGTTTGCATCAAAAGTGAAAGACACGGTTAACGCTTAACGCGGGTACCAGGTTCAACCCAGGGTTCAGCCACAGTTCTTGTTACTCAACACAAATGCTGTCCTGCTTTGGCCGGTGCTGTGCCTTGTGGTGGAGGAAACGGGACTCAGAGGACTGTGGAACTCTGGCATCCAGGGTGGGTTCTGGGCACGGGGGCCCCGAAGTCCTCCGGAGCGGCAGGCGCGTGGAGCTTCGAGGCTGGGGGAGGCGGGGGTGTGGACCGTGGGGCTGCGCAGACTGCCTTGGCACCTGAGAACCACTGGCCGGAGGGACCACGGGGACGCCCGTGGAGGGGGGCGCCCAGGAGAGGCGGCCTGCTGGCGCGGGGCGGGGTCCTGAGTGCCGCCCCGCCCTCCCAGGGCGCCCTGTGCTCCTGCCCAGCAGTGGCCGGTGGGGCCGtgaggctgcagggaggccaGTACCCGGCACGGCGCCTGCCCACAGAGGCCCGGTGTCCCTCGGGCTGCTTCTGAGCCAAGCGTGCCCGACGAGCCCCTCCTCCTGGCAGAGCCAGCGGGCACGGTCCCCCAGCGCCCCTCCTGTCCTCCGACAGGCACGTCTGCTCAGCCCGGGAGCGGGGCGGGCGCGCTGAgtcctgggctgggcagggcgCTCAGCCTGGGCAGGTCCTCGAGGCGCCCCGCCTGCTGCTGGCCCGGCAGGGGCCCCGGGGAACCGGCACCTTCCCCTGCACCCCACGTCGCTCCCTTCCCCAGGCAGGTCCATTTCTCCCTGTTTCTGCAAACCAGATAGACCCTGAAGGGGCAGAAACTTAGCTCCGTTGAAATGGCTGAAGCTTAGGCTGTCACCTTGGGGTAACTCCTGAGGAGGGTCCTAACAGTTAGGACCCGAGGCCCtttctctcccatctccctcctcTCATCCACCTCTTCTCCCTTAACCCCCCTCCGTGCCCCCgcacccccccaccacccccccacccccgatctCACGGCCGTCTTCTTCCTTCAGAAAATCAAGAGCATCAAGAAGCAGCTGAGTCTCCTGTGCATCGACTTCAACAAGAACCTGAACGAGGACACCACCTTCCTGCCCTTCACTCGCGAGGAGCTGGGTGCGTGCGGGCCCCGCGCAGGGGTGGAGAGGCGTCCGTGTGCCCCTGACCCCCGGGAGGGCCTTCTTCCCCTGAGGTGCTCAGACTGTTTGGGTCCCAAGGTTCTGGATCCTTCCTAGGGGAATGTGGCGGTCTGTCTACCGAGATTCTGCCCCGAAAGGGAGTTGTCCCTCGAGACTCCGCCCCCCCCTGTTCTCTGTGATGTTTCTTTAATCTCACAGGGTCCTCCCCCACCTGACCCGGCGTGGGGTCTTGAAAGGCTGGGGCCTGGGTGGCTTTTTCAGCTTCTGCCCTCTTCCCCGAatgctttattttgaaaactgcacACCTGTAGGAAAGTGGCAAGAATAGTACCAGGGAGACCCCGTGTGCTCCTCGGGCCCGGCCTCCCTACGTGGATGCCATGTGTGCTGTTCCTGCGCCGGGGCCTCCGGACACATCGCCAGGAGCAAGGGCGCCTCCTGAGTCCCCGGGTGCAGGCCCCCCTCGGGAAGCGGGAAGCTGTCCCCCAGCCGTCCCGATGgcggttttttttaaaaaattaattaatttatgtatttttgtctgtgttgggtctttgttgctgcacgcgggctttctctagttgcagcgagcgggggctgctcttcgttgtgggcacgtgcttctcattgcggtggcttcttttgtttcggagcacgggctctaggtgtccgggcttcagtagttttggcacgtgggctcagtagttgtgaattccaggatctagagcacagtctcagtagctgtggtgcacgggcttagttgctctgcagcacgtgggatcttcccggaccagggctcgagcccctgtcccctgcattggcaggaggattcttttttttgtttgttttttgtaaccAAAACATTAATCCCCAAGGATTCTCACACAACATGTTACCAATgacagcatgaaaaaaaaaaatcttgcacaGTAACTCAAAAGTTCAGCTCTACAATGGACCCTTAAACGGGCAGGACATTGGTATCTTGAATAGTCTCAAATTTCCAAATAATATGACAAAGAGTTATGTATTCATATACAGCAATCACAGAAGGAACTTATGACCTAAAGCAAAGGTAAACTAACTTTCTTGAAACTCCTTAGATTCTAAACCCACTGGACAACCTCTCGTCCGGTGTGAAGACTGGTGGAATTTTTAAACCTCTAATCTAGGGTAAAGGTGCAGCTTTCATTTTTGCCTGCTGGCttgtgttcacagcagcttttaAAGACTGCTTGCTTAACTACAGCTGCATACCATATCCCAGCtacagaaagtctcttcaatGTTTGCCAGTGTTGTTTCCACAATAATAAACATCACACTTTAGGGGGGCAGGAGTTAGAGTTTTATTATCAGTCTAGGCAAGACCAAAACTTCAAAGCAAATTCAATTTTGCTAAAGGGAACATTGTAAAGTAACAATTCTTCACATTACATGCCTCATATGATCCATTTCAAACCATAGAGAATGACACCTTTATGTGTCACTATTCCAAGAGACAAACAAATGTGAAcagctaaaacattttaaaaatgcaccaaGCTTCGGAAGTctcaaacaaaacttgaattttctgtaCATACTCCTGTCAAATGAAGTTATTTCCTGTGCACCACTCCTCTTGCAAAGTggtcttctatttcctttcatttgacCTGGATCGGCTAGGAGACCTAGAGAAAGATCGGGACAGCTTGTGATTTCTCTCCCAGGACAgtgatctctctcttctcctatcTCTAGAAGGGGACGTGCTCCGGCTGCGGGAGAAGCTTCTCCGTCTTGGAGATCTGTGGCGAGATGGAGGAATCCTCTGATAATCATATCGAGGGCGACGACCCCAAGAAGGAGGCGGCCACGATTTCGACTTCTCTTTTCCCCCTTCGACAGGTCCACTCTTAATAGGCAGCCACGTAATGTTCTCCCATCTTGTTCTCGGACAGCATCGGCTGCATCTGGGGGATCTTCAAATTCAACTAAAGTGAAGTCGGTAGGGTATCTAGCTACCCACACACTTCGGAGTGGTCCCTAATAGCCTACAGTTCGTTCTAATTCAGTCTTGTTACCATCGTTTCCAAGATTCCCTACATAAACTTTACACTCCAATGGACAGGAATCACGGTGCATTTTGAGATCTCGggttagaaatgcagaggctCAAATCCACACACCCCTGGCGGGGTCTTCCCTGTCCCCTCCCGCCTGGCACCCGCAGATGCTCTCTCACACCCGTCGTCCATGAAATggcctggcaggcagattcttaaccactgcgccaccagggaagtccccccaccccacccccgccatggCAGTCTTTATTTTCCTGGCCCCATCTGGCTCGAGCCAGGCCTCAGGCACTGCGTTTAGTTCCTGTCTCTACAGGCTCCTTCCCAGTTGATCGGTTCCTCAGCCTTTTACAAACTTGCTTCCATCTCGCCCCCGTGGACAGTTTTGCAAACTCCAGGCCAGGTGGGCATCGGCCTGTGAGCTCTGCCCGGGGTTCAGACGGGGCTGAGCATCCTCACCACTTCTGTGTAACAGGCTGCTGCATAAGATGTGACACCTCGTTTGCCTCTGGGCGGCTAGATTTCGGGGACAGCCACGGATGCACGCGGACCCAGGCAGATGCTTCGGGTCCATCACGCCAACTTCTGCTGCCCTAACTTCTGTTCCCCAAGCCGCTGTCCCGGGCAGCAAGACCCACGTGGCTCCTGGGTTTCACGGGCCACAGGGGGATCCCAGGCCTCTGGAATCTGGCGGCTGAATCTGCTCGCACAAGCTGTGCTGTGGGGCTGCTTTTCCCCCTGTGTGTCCAGTCCGGGGCCCTGCTGTCTTCACCCGGCCTCCCAGGCGAGAGGGTGAACCTCAGCTCCCTGGAACAGACATTCAGAGCCCCGGTGACCGGTCTCACGGGGCTGGGGCGGCGGCTGGACATGTGTGGCCAGCCTGGTGGTGTCTGGCCCCGTCTGCAGTTCCAGTTCCAGCTGAGAAAGAGCCTCGCTGTGTTATTTTCTCCTGGTTGTGTAAGGATCCCCGGTGTCATTTGACAGAAATGTAGATGGTGtgttctttctctgatttctccctgcttcctctcctccctccctctctgcccctccctctccctctctccctctcctgcctccctctgtctctccctctccctccctccctcccggagagggagagacagggaggcagggaggtttTATTATATCCTAtaatatggtttattataggatattgaatataattccctgttgtatctattttatatatagtactttgtatctgctaatcccaaactcctaatttatccctcccctaccccctttcccctttggtaaccataaatttgtgttCTATATCCgtgaatctgtttttgtttcgtaagttcatttgtatcacagtTTGGATCCCACATGTAACTGATACCTTATGGTACttctctttcttcacttagtatgataatctctaggtccatccatgctgctgcaaatcctaatgacctcattttaattcaatcacttctttaaagactctatctccaaatacactcACATTcggaggtactgggggttagggcttcaacgtatgaatttcggggggacacagttcaggtCATAACACAACTCCAACGTCCATCAACGAATGGATGGACAAAAAACTGTGTTCCACCTCTACAATGGAGTACCACGTAGCAATAAAGAGGGGCAAATGACATTGATGCACGGTGACAAGGATGCATgtcacagacacaaaagaatagataccatatgattccattggTGTGAAATTCTCAGACAGGCGAAACTAATGCATAGTAACAGAAATCAGAACCGTGACCATCTCTTAATGGGGATGGGACCCACTTGCGAGGGGTTCCAGGCAGGTGATGGGACTTTTCTCCATCTTGATCTGGGCGGTTGATGACACagacaaatacacacataaaaaCTCCAGCTacccttaaaaataaaagggtCAGATCCTTTAAAAAGATCCAGGTGCACAtgtaagatctgtgcattttaataataaaatctgGAGAGGAACAAAGCAAAGATCAGAGTCACTCCATCCCaattctctgatttattttgaTTGTAGCAGTTCTCACTCTTTCAAATCCCCTTGTTCGTTGTGGAGTTTGCCTGCCTGTCTTGTTCTTGAGACAGACAG of Delphinus delphis chromosome 3, mDelDel1.2, whole genome shotgun sequence contains these proteins:
- the LOC132421663 gene encoding LOW QUALITY PROTEIN: thimet oligopeptidase-like (The sequence of the model RefSeq protein was modified relative to this genomic sequence to represent the inferred CDS: inserted 1 base in 1 codon; deleted 1 base in 1 codon); translation: MAKTSQVVATVLDELAQELKPLGEPGAAVILELKKAECQRRGLHFDGRINAWDLRCYMNQGEETRYRVDQXLLKEYFPMQALTRGLLGISQELLGLTFDLEEGANVWHEGVRLYMVRDAASGKVLIDKFYLDLYVGACVGEPAGHGLGLLCRSWASPRVPPQGREPASACSRAACSRMGAHDELETYFHEFRQAMHLLCSQVGVGAELQAGGGEGPGARGPQAGPRHGILPLMSPRTWPHCIRCRVFRKNFRRKRNNEHLPTAAIRILCVCAFASWARGFGWRLLAPSTGRFAGRVRHRERDFVEAPSQTLENGVWEVEPLLRMSQHHRTGSAVPQELLDKLTKSSRPTQKIKSIKKQLSLLCIDFNKNLNEDTTFLPFTREELGSSPT